The following coding sequences are from one Canis lupus baileyi chromosome 19, mCanLup2.hap1, whole genome shotgun sequence window:
- the LOC140611430 gene encoding olfactory receptor 7C1-like yields the protein MESGNQTHTSEFLLLGFSGKLEIQFMLFGMFLSVYLVTFAGNLLIILAICSDSHLHTPMYFFLANLSFADICFTSTTIPKMLLNIQTQSKTITYEGCLSQIFFFIVFGCLDNLLLTVMAYDRFVAICHPLHYLVIMNPQLCGLLALGSWCVSVMGSLLETLTLLRLSFCTNMKIPHFFCDLPEVLKLACSDTLINNIVVYSTTGLLAVIPFHGILFSYYQIVSSVLSISSAAGKYKAFSTCLSHLLVVSLFYGTGLGVYLSSAVTSSSRMSLVASVMYTIVTPMLNPFIYSLKNRDMKGALRSVLGSVVPVSIGTIIGFS from the coding sequence ATGGAATCAGGAAATCAAACACACACTTCAGAATTTCTCCTCCTCGGGTTTTCAGGGAAGCTAGAGATTCAGTTCATGCTCTTTGGGATGTTCCTATCTGTATACTTGGTCACCTTCGCTGGGAATCTGCTCATCATCCTGGCCATCTGCTCAGACTCCCATCTCCACACACCCATGTATTTCTTCCTCGCCAACCTGTCCTTTGCTGACATCTGTTTCACCTCCACCACCATCCCCAAGATGCTGTTGAACATTCAGACTCAGAGCAAAACCATAACATATGAAGGATGTCTCagtcagatattttttttcattgtgtttggATGCCTGGACAATTTACTCCTGACcgtgatggcctatgaccgctttGTGGCCATCTGTCACCCCCTGCACTACTTGGTCATCATGAACCCCCAGCTCTGTGGACTGCTAGCCTTGGGGTCTTGGTGCGTCAGTGTCATGGGCTCCCTTCTCGAGACCTTGACCCTTTTGAGGCTATCTTTCTGCACAAACATGAAAATCCCACACTTTTTTTGTGATCTTCCTGAAGTCCTGAAGCTTGCCTGTTCTGACACCCTCATCAATAACATAGTGGTGTATTCTACAACTGGGCTTCTGGCTGTGATTCCTTTCCATGGAATACTTTTCTCGTACTATCAAATTGTTTCCTCTGTACTCAGCATTTCCTCAGCTGCAGGCAAGTACAAAGCCTTTTCCACGTGTTTGTCTCACCTCTTGGTGGTCTCCTTGTTCTATGGCACAGGCCTGGGGGTCTACCTCAGTTCTGCAGTCACTTCATCCTCTAGAATGAGTCTGGTGGCTTCAGTTATGTACACCATTGTCACTCCCATGCTGAACCCCTTCATCTATAGCTTGAAGAACAGGGACATGAAGGGGGCTCTGAGAAGTGTCCTGGGCAGTGTGGTACCTGTCAGCATTGGGACCATTATAGGATTCTCCTGA